One Candidatus Aminicenantes bacterium DNA segment encodes these proteins:
- a CDS encoding pseudouridine synthase — protein sequence MILRLNRYLSMQGVASRREADRLIGEGRVQINGRTVEDLGVKVDDEKDRITLNGRAVKPGRVLVYLALNKPAGYLVTRDDPEGRPTVMSLLPKMREAVFPIGRLDLDSEGLLLLTNDGDLAYRLTHPRFEIKKIYSVEVDGEMTDESAARLEKGIRLDGRRTAPGRVRVLRRNVRQSVVLVEIHEGRKREVRRMMETVGHRVRSLKRVEFAGLTLAALPRGQCRPLKRAEVRSLRSLVGLT from the coding sequence ATGATCCTCCGCCTGAATCGATACCTTTCCATGCAGGGAGTCGCCTCCCGCCGGGAGGCCGACCGCCTGATCGGGGAGGGGCGCGTCCAGATCAACGGCCGAACCGTGGAGGACCTGGGCGTCAAGGTCGATGACGAGAAGGATCGCATCACGCTCAACGGCCGCGCCGTCAAGCCGGGCCGGGTCCTCGTCTACCTGGCCCTGAACAAGCCGGCCGGATACCTGGTCACCCGGGACGATCCGGAAGGTCGGCCGACGGTCATGTCGCTGCTGCCCAAGATGCGCGAGGCGGTCTTTCCGATCGGCCGCCTGGACCTGGATTCCGAAGGACTGCTTCTGCTGACCAACGACGGAGATCTGGCCTACCGGCTGACCCATCCCCGGTTCGAGATCAAAAAAATCTACTCGGTCGAAGTCGACGGCGAGATGACCGACGAAAGCGCCGCTAGGCTGGAGAAGGGGATCCGGCTGGACGGCCGGCGCACGGCGCCGGGCCGGGTCCGGGTTCTGCGCCGCAACGTCCGCCAGAGCGTGGTTCTAGTCGAAATCCACGAGGGGCGCAAGCGCGAGGTGCGCCGGATGATGGAGACCGTCGGGCATCGGGTCCGCTCGCTCAAGCGCGTCGAGTTCGCCGGGCTCACGCTGGCGGCTCTTCCCCGCGGCCAGTGCCGACCTCTTAAGCGGGCCGAGGTCCGATCTTTGCGCAGCCTGGTGGGTCTGACCTAG
- a CDS encoding ABC transporter permease has product MSKIHWGESFGMAMGSLWTNKLRTFLTLLGIIIGVLTIIAVVSVIQGLNTYVYTKMSFYGANDFSVSKFSMIGTSLKDFREQLKRKDLTLDEMRLLRERCRSAELVGASVSTNRTAKAGALSIKGTEIRGVTSLDHLIGSVVELDRGRHILKEEEDRSRPVCVIGSEVAENLFPGRDALGRWIKAGGDNFLIVGVGKAKGKILGFSQDNYVRIPITTFLKVYGSRRSIDINIHTAGQAEMAAAQEEVRTLLRSARKRDYTEPDDFSFRTSETFIQFYKTATAGIYFAMIGIASIALLVGGIVVMNIMLVSVTERTKEIGVRMAIGARRKDILAQFLIEATAMAGLGGLVGIGLGLLLAKGISAATAMPSSVDPVSVVMAILMSSSLGLFFGIYPANKAAKLDPVEALRSEL; this is encoded by the coding sequence ATGTCCAAGATCCATTGGGGCGAATCGTTTGGGATGGCCATGGGGTCTCTCTGGACCAACAAACTGCGGACCTTCCTGACCCTGCTCGGAATCATCATCGGGGTCCTGACGATCATCGCGGTCGTCTCGGTCATCCAGGGCTTGAACACCTATGTCTACACCAAGATGTCCTTCTACGGGGCCAACGACTTCTCGGTCTCCAAGTTCTCCATGATCGGGACCTCGCTGAAGGATTTCCGGGAGCAACTGAAGCGCAAGGACCTGACCCTGGACGAGATGCGCCTGCTGCGGGAGCGCTGCCGGTCGGCCGAGCTCGTCGGCGCCAGCGTCAGCACCAACCGGACCGCCAAAGCCGGCGCCCTCTCGATCAAGGGGACGGAGATCCGCGGCGTAACTTCGCTCGATCACCTGATCGGCTCGGTCGTCGAGTTGGATCGCGGCCGCCACATCCTCAAGGAGGAGGAGGACCGCTCCCGGCCCGTCTGCGTCATCGGCTCCGAAGTGGCCGAGAATCTCTTTCCGGGCCGCGACGCCCTGGGCCGCTGGATCAAAGCCGGCGGCGACAACTTCCTGATCGTCGGCGTGGGCAAGGCCAAGGGCAAGATCCTCGGGTTCAGCCAGGACAACTACGTCCGCATTCCGATCACGACTTTCCTTAAGGTCTACGGCTCGCGCCGGTCAATCGACATCAACATCCACACGGCCGGGCAGGCCGAGATGGCAGCCGCGCAGGAGGAGGTCCGGACCCTGTTGCGGAGCGCCCGCAAGAGGGACTACACCGAACCGGACGACTTTTCCTTCCGGACCTCCGAAACCTTCATCCAGTTCTACAAGACCGCCACCGCGGGCATCTACTTTGCCATGATCGGCATCGCCTCGATCGCCCTGCTGGTCGGGGGAATCGTGGTCATGAACATCATGCTCGTCTCGGTCACCGAACGGACCAAGGAGATCGGCGTGCGAATGGCCATCGGCGCCCGGCGCAAGGACATCCTGGCCCAGTTTCTGATCGAGGCCACCGCCATGGCCGGCCTGGGCGGCCTCGTCGGCATCGGCCTCGGCCTCCTGCTGGCCAAGGGCATCTCGGCCGCCACGGCGATGCCTTCGTCGGTCGACCCCGTCTCGGTGGTCATGGCCATCCTGATGTCCTCCTCGCTGGGCCTGTTCTTCGGCATCTATCCGGCCAACAAAGCCGCTAAGCTCGACCCGGTCGAAGCGCTGAGGTCCGAACTATGA
- a CDS encoding outer membrane beta-barrel protein, protein MRKGRTILAASALLAALAVPAFSQVGIYLGAFGGTSAQSPSTLTTTFDTDTTFVYGLRAGLRILMIGVELNYFRASHNIILGGGTIIPNWDQAANDYSYIGVNGKLYFPLLFLQPFVTLGYGYYTADIHNIDKANDGGFNFGAGLDLRLGRRFSLTAEGRWHKVSVSIQNIDLDLGDFTLWGGLQFHF, encoded by the coding sequence ATGAGAAAAGGACGGACAATCCTGGCGGCCTCCGCACTCCTCGCCGCCCTGGCCGTTCCCGCGTTCTCCCAGGTCGGGATCTACCTGGGAGCCTTCGGCGGCACGTCGGCCCAGTCGCCGAGCACGCTGACCACCACTTTCGACACGGACACGACCTTCGTCTATGGTCTGCGGGCGGGCCTGCGGATTCTGATGATCGGGGTCGAGCTCAACTACTTCCGGGCCTCCCACAACATCATCTTGGGCGGCGGCACGATCATCCCCAACTGGGACCAGGCGGCCAACGACTACAGCTACATCGGGGTTAACGGCAAGCTGTACTTCCCCCTGCTCTTCCTGCAGCCGTTCGTCACCCTCGGCTACGGCTATTATACGGCCGACATCCACAACATCGACAAGGCCAATGACGGCGGCTTCAATTTCGGGGCCGGCCTCGACCTGAGGCTCGGCCGTCGCTTCAGCCTGACCGCGGAAGGCCGTTGGCACAAGGTCTCCGTGAGCATCCAGAACATCGATCTCGACCTGGGGGACTTCACCCTCTGGGGCGGCCTCCAGTTCCATTTTTAA